From Desmodus rotundus isolate HL8 chromosome 10, HLdesRot8A.1, whole genome shotgun sequence, one genomic window encodes:
- the APBB3 gene encoding amyloid-beta A4 precursor protein-binding family B member 3 isoform X2, with protein sequence MMTCGVTRVWRESQACPRAGGRSMMLQRTEGIWELRPPKGRSFSSLESSLDRSNSLSWYGEESNIQNMEPGAKCFAVRSLGWVEVPEEDLVPGKSSIAVNNCIQQLAQTRSRSQPPDGAWGEGQNMLMILKKDAMSLVNPLDHSLIHCQPLVHIRVWGVGSSKGRDFAFVAGDKDSCMLKCHVFRCDVPAKAIASALHGLCAQILSERVGVGGDSSCTSSDPISPEDLPRQVELLDAVSQAAQKYEALYMGTLPVTKAMGMDVLNEAIGVLTTRGDRDAWVPAMLSVSDSLMTAHPIQAEADAEEEPLWQCPVRLVTFIGIGRDPHTFGLIADLGCQSFQCAAFWCQPHAGALSEAVQAACMVQYQKCLVASAARGKAWGAQARARLRLKRTSSVDSPGVPLPLPMLKGGVGSAAPRKRGIFSFLDAFRLKPSLLHMP encoded by the exons ATG ATGACTTGTGGGGTGACCAGAGTCTGGAGGGAGAGCCAGGCCTGCCCCCGGGCTGGAGGAAGATCCATGATGCTGCAG AGGACGGAAGGGATTTGGGAACTTCGGCCGCCCAAAGGAAGATCCTTCTCCAGCCTGGAGAGCTCACTGGACCGGAG TAACTCTCTGTCCTGGTATGGTGAGGAATCCAACATCCAGAACATGGAACCAGGGGCTAAG TGTTTTGCAGTCCGCTCTCTGGGTTGGGTAGAGGTACCCGAAGAGGACCTGGTACCAGGGAAGAGCAGTATCGCAGTCAATAACTGCATCCAGCAGCTGGCCCAGACCCGCAGCCGGAGCCAGCCCCCAGATGGTGCCTGGGGCGAG GGCCAGAACATGCTAATGATCCTGAAGAAGGATGCCATGAGCCTGGTGAATCCCCTGGACCACAGTCTGATCCACTGCCAGCCTCTGGTGCACATCCGTGTGTGGGGCGTGGGCAGCTCCAAGGGCCG GGACTTCGCTTTTGTGGCGGGAGACAAAGACAGCTGTATGCTCAAGTGCCACGTGTTTCGCTGTGACGTCCCTGCCAAGGCCATTGCCAGTGCCCTACATGGGCTCTGTGCCCAG ATCCTGTCAGAGCGAGTAGGGGTTGGTGGTGATTCCTCTTGCACTTCCTCGGACCCCATCTCCCCTGAAGATCTGCCGAGGCAAG TGGAGCTGCTGGATGCAGTGAGCCAGGCGGCTCAGAAGTACGAGGCACTGTACATGGGGACCCTGCCAGTCACTAAAGCCATGG GAATGGATGTGCTGAACGAGGCCATTGGTGTCCTTACCACCCGGGGGGACCGGGATGCCTGGGTCCCTGCCATGCTCAGTGTGTCCGACTCTCTCATGACTGCCCATCCCATTCAG GCAGAGGCCGATGCAGAGGAGGAGCCACTGTGGCAGTGCCCTGTGCGCCTTGTGACCTTTATTGGCATTGGCCGCGACCCGCACACCTTTGGCCTCATTGCTGACCTGGGCTGTCAGAGCTTCCAGTGCGCGGCGTTCTGGTGCCAGCCCCATGCCGGGGCGCTCTCTGAAGCTGTGCAGGCTGCTTGCATG GTTCAGTACCAGAAGTGTCTTGTGGCCTCTGCAGCTCGAGGCAAGGCCTGGGGTGCCCAGGCCCGTGCCCGCCTGCGGCTCAAGCGGACCAGCTCTGTGGACTCCCCAGGAGTTCCCTTGCCTCTCCCCATGCTCAAAGGAGGGGTTGGGAGTGCAGCCCCTCGAAAGCGGGGCATCTTCTCTTTTCTTGATGCCTTTCGGCTGAAACCCTCTCTGCTCCATATGCCCTAA
- the SLC35A4 gene encoding probable UDP-sugar transporter protein SLC35A4, producing MSVEDGDVAGLGRPRQARWTLMLLLSTAMYGAHAPLLALCHVDGRVPFRPSSAVLLTELTKLLLCAFSLLMGWQAWPQGAPPWRQAAPFALSALLYGANNNLVIYLQRYMDPSTYQVLSNLKIGSTALFYCLCLQHRLSARQGLALLLLMAAGACYAAGGLQDPGNTLPGSPPAAAAGPMPLHITPLGLLLLVLYCLISGLSSVYTELLLKRQRLPLALQNLFLYTFGVLLNLGLHAGGSPGPGLLEGFSGWAALVVLSQALNGLLMSAVMKHGSSITRLFVVSCSLVVNAVLSAALLRLQLTAAFFLATLLIGLAVRLYYGSH from the coding sequence ATGAGTGTAGAAGATGGGGATGTGGCAGGCCTGGGCCGGCCCAGGCAGGCCCGCTGGACCCTGATGCTACTCCTGTCCACTGCCATGTATGGTGCCCATGCCCCATTGTTGGCGCTGTGCCACGTGGATGGCCGAGTGCCCTTCCGACCCTCCTCAGCCGTGCTGCTGACTGAGCTGACCAAGCTGCTGTTGTGCGCCTTCTCCCTCCTCATGGGCTGGCAAGCATGGCCCCAGGGGGCCCCACCCTGGCGCCAGGCTGCCCCCTTTGCACTATCAGCCTTGCTCTACGGCGCTAACAATAACTTGGTGATCTATCTTCAGCGGTACATGGACCCCAGCACCTACCAGGTGCTGAGCAATCTCAAGATTGGAAGCACAGCCCTGTTCTACTGTCTCTGCCTCCAGCACCGCCTCTCTGCACGACAGGGCTTagcgctgctgctgctgatggcaGCGGGAGCCTGCTATGCAGCAGGTGGCCTCCAAGACCCTGGGAACacccttcctgggtcccctcCAGCAGCTGCGGCTGGTCCCATGCCCCTGCATATCACTCCACTAGGACTGCTGCTCCTCGTCCTGTACTGCCTCATCTCAGGCTTGTCGTCTGTGTACACAGAGCTGCTGTTGAAGCGACAGCGGCTGCCCCTGGCACTTCAGAACCTCTTCCTCTATACTTTCGGTGTGCTCCTGAACCTAGGTCTGCATGCAGGtggcagccctggcccaggcctccTGGAAGGCTTCTCGGGATGGGCAGCGCTCGTGGTGCTGAGCCAAGCACTAAACGGACTGCTCATGTCAGCTGTCATGAAGCACGGCAGCAGCATCACACGCCTCTTTGTGGTGTCCTGCTCGCTGGTGGTCAACGCCGTGCTCTCAGCAGCCCTGTTGCGGCTGCAGCTCACGGCCGCCTTCTTCCTGGCCACGCTGCTCATTGGCCTGGCGGTGCGCCTGTACTACGGCAGCCACTAG
- the LOC112317983 gene encoding SLC35A4 upstream open reading frame protein yields MADDKDSLPKLKDLAFLKNQLERLQQRVEDEVSSGVGQDGSLLSSPFLKGFLAGYVVAKLRASAVLGFAVGTCTGIYVAQAYAVPNVEKTLRDYLRSLRKGPG; encoded by the exons ATGGCGGATGACAAG GATTCTCTGCCCAAGCTTAAGGACCTGGCGTTTCTCAAGAACCAGCTGGAGCGCCTGCAGCAGCGTGTGGAAGACGAAGTCAGTAGTGGTGTGGGACAG GATGGCTCGCTCTTGTCCTCCCCATTCCTCAAAGGCTTCCTGGCCGGCTATGTGGTGGCCAAACTGAGGGCATCGGCAGTATTGGGCTTTGCTGTGGGCACCTGCACTGGCATCTACGTGGCTCAGGCATATGCCGTGCCAAATGTGGAGAAGACATTGAGGGACTACCTGCGGTCACTGCGCAAGGGGCCTGGCTAG
- the LOC112318030 gene encoding uncharacterized protein has protein sequence MLTVVVEVERGRESGPEETCHPTLLLEGSNSIRLLHPGTLETQEQRIAFDRVLDSVAAQEAEQQLLAQVQPALGSVGQGYNVALLLRGREREAPRFVPQLLQTLFEEALPLGGPDPVFSTLSLVQLSPSGRTRDLLSPRAENLSVLDVAPLGLVVEDATEAEVSDSRAASELYLRATAGEGRACSLLTVTVSRPGPAPPEGPGTQSVWRGALRILELPGAGDCPLLQALAGKAAGDDAEGSLPWIVSWLLEGNNYNGILLRLDPRGSSLSLLQAALLGAAGRRMQVKQVKPTLWDAAEEARARRAGLKSLRSGLLGVRLTDGGLSQLGRALRELQVVKAWSRHPGSRLLTGVRGEAAVQPEPQAINSGASPGLQGEPKVAGRTASLGPGLHQKHLLRDSEEQAQQAPDVALQFLLAQARRQRLREQHQLWIQEELKHLEQEAAGDQVKGLEAGEEASTKSQRWHREQAALRLQLEAFQAERDTAEQDLIALYDLHVQATRAQTCHLLQVFRAWRGLWEERTRTTEHHHRHLLAGILQDTINLAAQNQDLQAQNRQLRQVEH, from the exons ATGCTCACCGTGGTGGTGGAAGTGGAGCGGGGCAGAGAATCAG GCCCTGAGGAGACCTGTCACCCCACACTCCTTCTGGAGGGGTCCAACAGCATCCGCTTGCTTCATCCGGGGACTCTGGAGACACAG gaacaACGCATCGCCTTCGACAGAGTCCTCGACTCCGTGGCTGCTCAG gaggcagagcagcAGCTGCTAGCACAGGTCCAGCCCGCCCTGGGCTCTGTGGGCCAAGGGTACAACGTGGCCCTGCTGCTTCGGGGTCGAGAAAGAGAGGCACCCCGCTTCGTGCCTCAG CTGCTGCAGACACTGTTTGAGGAAGCTCTGCCTCTTGGGGGCCCTGACCCTGTGTTTAGCACTCTCAGCCTGGTGCAG CTCAGCCCCAGCGGGAGGACTCGGGACCTGCTGTCTCCAAGGGCAGAGAACCTGTCGGTGCTGGATGTGGCCCCCCTAGGCTT ggtGGTGGAAGACGCCACTGAAGCGGAGGTGTCTGACTCAAGAGCTGCCTCAGAGCTGTACTTGAGGGCCACAGCGGGCGAAGGCAG GGCCTGCTCTCTGCTTACTGTCACTGTGTCCCGCCCAGGGCCTGCCCCCCCTGAGGGTCCTGGGACTCAGAGTGTATGGCGAGGGGCCTTGAGGATCCTGGAGCTCCCGGGAGCCGG GGACTGCCCCCTGCTGCAGGCGTTGGCTGGGAAGGCTGCTGGTGACGACGCGGAGGGCTCACTGCCCTGGATTGTCTCCTGGCTCCTGGAAGGAAACAACTACAATGGCATTCTTCTTCGCCTGGACCCTCGAG GCAGCTCCCTGAGCTTGCTCCAGGCTGCTCTCTTGGGGGCCGCGGGAAGGAGGATGCAGGTGAAACAGGTAAAGCCCACCCTGTGGGATGCAGCAGAAGAGGCCCGAGCCCGCCGGGCTGGCCTGAAGAGCCTACGTTCAGGCCTCCTTGGGGTCCGGCTGACAGATGGGGGGCTCAGCCAGCTGGGCAGGGCACTGCGGGAGTTGCAG GTGGTGAAAGCCTGGAGCCGGCACCCAGGCAGCCGCTTGCTCACGGGGGTCAGAGGTGAGGCTGCGGTGCAACCAGAACCACAG GCAATAAATTCAGGAGCCAGTCCAGGCCTCCAGGGAGAACCCAAAG TGGCAGGAAGAACAGCATCTCTAGGACCTGGGCTCCACCAAAAGCATCTTCTCAGGGACTCTGAGGAACAG GCCCAGCAGGCCCCAGATGTGGCCCTGCAGTTCCTCCTGGCCCAGGCCCGGAGGCAGAGACTGCGAGAACAGCACCAACTTTGGATCCAAGAGGAGCTGAAGCATTTGGAACAGGAGGCGGCAGGTGACCAGGtcaaaggcctggaggcaggagaAGAG GCCTCCACCAAGAGCCAGAGATGGCACCGCGAGCAGGCAGCGCTGAGACTCCAGCTGGAGGCTTTTCAGGCAGAGCGGGACACTGCAGAGCAGGACCTGATAGCCCTCTATGACCTGCATGTGCAGGCCACTCGAGCTCAGACTTGCCACCTGTTACAG GTGTTCCGAGCCTGGCGGGGGCTGTGGGAGGAGCGGACCAGGACCACAGAGCATCACCACCGCCACCTGCTGGCTGGCATTCTGCAAGACACCATCAACCTGGCTGCACAGAACCAGGACCTCCAAGCCCAAAACCGGCAGTTGCGGCAGGTTGAACACTAG
- the APBB3 gene encoding amyloid-beta A4 precursor protein-binding family B member 3 isoform X1, with amino-acid sequence MLGKDYMLAIILVNCDDDLWGDQSLEGEPGLPPGWRKIHDAAGTYYWHVPSGSTQWQRPSWEPGDAEGPCTRTEGIWELRPPKGRSFSSLESSLDRSNSLSWYGEESNIQNMEPGAKCFAVRSLGWVEVPEEDLVPGKSSIAVNNCIQQLAQTRSRSQPPDGAWGEGQNMLMILKKDAMSLVNPLDHSLIHCQPLVHIRVWGVGSSKGRDFAFVAGDKDSCMLKCHVFRCDVPAKAIASALHGLCAQILSERVGVGGDSSCTSSDPISPEDLPRQVELLDAVSQAAQKYEALYMGTLPVTKAMGMDVLNEAIGVLTTRGDRDAWVPAMLSVSDSLMTAHPIQAEADAEEEPLWQCPVRLVTFIGIGRDPHTFGLIADLGCQSFQCAAFWCQPHAGALSEAVQAACMVQYQKCLVASAARGKAWGAQARARLRLKRTSSVDSPGVPLPLPMLKGGVGSAAPRKRGIFSFLDAFRLKPSLLHMP; translated from the exons ATGCTGGGCAAGGATTACATGCTGGCCATAATTCTGGTCAATTGCGATG ATGACTTGTGGGGTGACCAGAGTCTGGAGGGAGAGCCAGGCCTGCCCCCGGGCTGGAGGAAGATCCATGATGCTGCAGGTACTTACTATTGGCATGTACCCAGCGGTagtacccagtggcagcgcccaTCCTGGGAGCCAGGAGATGCAGAGGGCCCATGCACG AGGACGGAAGGGATTTGGGAACTTCGGCCGCCCAAAGGAAGATCCTTCTCCAGCCTGGAGAGCTCACTGGACCGGAG TAACTCTCTGTCCTGGTATGGTGAGGAATCCAACATCCAGAACATGGAACCAGGGGCTAAG TGTTTTGCAGTCCGCTCTCTGGGTTGGGTAGAGGTACCCGAAGAGGACCTGGTACCAGGGAAGAGCAGTATCGCAGTCAATAACTGCATCCAGCAGCTGGCCCAGACCCGCAGCCGGAGCCAGCCCCCAGATGGTGCCTGGGGCGAG GGCCAGAACATGCTAATGATCCTGAAGAAGGATGCCATGAGCCTGGTGAATCCCCTGGACCACAGTCTGATCCACTGCCAGCCTCTGGTGCACATCCGTGTGTGGGGCGTGGGCAGCTCCAAGGGCCG GGACTTCGCTTTTGTGGCGGGAGACAAAGACAGCTGTATGCTCAAGTGCCACGTGTTTCGCTGTGACGTCCCTGCCAAGGCCATTGCCAGTGCCCTACATGGGCTCTGTGCCCAG ATCCTGTCAGAGCGAGTAGGGGTTGGTGGTGATTCCTCTTGCACTTCCTCGGACCCCATCTCCCCTGAAGATCTGCCGAGGCAAG TGGAGCTGCTGGATGCAGTGAGCCAGGCGGCTCAGAAGTACGAGGCACTGTACATGGGGACCCTGCCAGTCACTAAAGCCATGG GAATGGATGTGCTGAACGAGGCCATTGGTGTCCTTACCACCCGGGGGGACCGGGATGCCTGGGTCCCTGCCATGCTCAGTGTGTCCGACTCTCTCATGACTGCCCATCCCATTCAG GCAGAGGCCGATGCAGAGGAGGAGCCACTGTGGCAGTGCCCTGTGCGCCTTGTGACCTTTATTGGCATTGGCCGCGACCCGCACACCTTTGGCCTCATTGCTGACCTGGGCTGTCAGAGCTTCCAGTGCGCGGCGTTCTGGTGCCAGCCCCATGCCGGGGCGCTCTCTGAAGCTGTGCAGGCTGCTTGCATG GTTCAGTACCAGAAGTGTCTTGTGGCCTCTGCAGCTCGAGGCAAGGCCTGGGGTGCCCAGGCCCGTGCCCGCCTGCGGCTCAAGCGGACCAGCTCTGTGGACTCCCCAGGAGTTCCCTTGCCTCTCCCCATGCTCAAAGGAGGGGTTGGGAGTGCAGCCCCTCGAAAGCGGGGCATCTTCTCTTTTCTTGATGCCTTTCGGCTGAAACCCTCTCTGCTCCATATGCCCTAA
- the CD14 gene encoding monocyte differentiation antigen CD14: MVRAPCPLLLLLLLLPPLLHLRAAAPEPCEIDEDDVRCVCNFTDPEPDWSSALQCMSALELEVRGGGRSLQQFIKFADTNPKEYVDLVKALRLRRLTVGTAQVPAPLLAAVLRGLGSSRLRHLTLEDLQVTGTMPLPPLEDLGPALSTLSLRNVSWATGDAWLAKLQQWLKPGLKELNIAQAHSLAFRCADLHTFSSLTTLDLSDNPGLGERGLTAALCPNKFPALQELTLRNAGIETPSGVCAALAAAGVKPQRLDLSHNSLRATTQGPPACIWPSALSSLNLSFSGLEQVPKGLPAELSVLDLSCNKLNRMPRPEELPKVSSLTLDGNPFLEPDASKYQEVPSSGVVPASACSALALGMSGTVALLQGAGTLA, encoded by the coding sequence GTGCGCGCGCCCtgcccgctgctgctgctgctgctgctgctgccgccgctgcttCACCTCCGCGCGGCCGCACCGGAGCCCTGCGAGATAGACGAAGACGACGTGCGCTGCGTCTGCAACTTCACCGACCCGGAGCCCGACTGGTCCAGCGCCTTGCAGTGTATGAGCGCCCTCGAGCTGGAGGTCCGCGGCGGCGGCCGCAGCCTGCAGCAATTTATAAAGTTCGCCGACACCAACCCGAAGGAGTACGTTGACCTGGTCAAGGCTCTGCGCTTGCGGCGACTCACGGTGGGCACTGCACAGGTTCCGGCTCCGCTTCTGGCCGCCGTCCTGCGGGGGCTCGGGTCCTCCCGCCTCAGGCACCTGACGCTCGAGGACTTGCAAGTAACCGGCACGATGCCGCTGCCACCGCTGGAAGACCTTGGGCCCGCGCTTTCCACCCTCAGTCTCCGTAACGTGTCGTGGGCAACAGGCGACGCCTGGCTGGCCAAACTGCAGCAGTGGCTCAAGCCAGGCCTCAAAGAACTGAACATTGCGCAAGCACACTCGCTCGCCTTTCGCTGCGCAGACCTCCATACCTTCTCCTCCCTCACCACCCTGGACCTGTCGGACAACCCTGGACTGGGCGAGCGCGGACTGACTGCGGCTCTCTGCCCCAACAAGTTCCCGGCCCTGCAGGAGCTAACGCTGCGCAACGCGGGGATCGAAACGCCGAGCGGCGTGTGCGCGGCGCTGGCGGCGGCGGGTGTGAAACCACAGCGCTTGGACCTCAGCCACAACTCGCTGCGTGCCACGACCCAGGGCCCTCCCGCTTGCATCTGGCCCAGCGCACTGAGCTCTCTCAACCTGTCGTTCTCTGGCCTGGAGCAGGTGCCTAAAGGACTGCCGGCAGAGCTCAGCGTGCTTGATCTCAGTTGCAACAAGCTGAACAGGATGCCGCGGCCAGAGGAGTTGCCCAAGGTGAGTAGCCTCACACTGGACGGGAATCCCTTTCTGGAACCTGATGCCTCCAAGTACCAAGAAGTCCCGAGCTCCGGTGTTGTCCCAGCCTCTGCGTGTTCAGCCCTGGCCTTGGGGATGTCAGGAACTGTCGCACTGCTTCAAGGGGCTGGAACATTGGCCTAA